A stretch of Opitutaceae bacterium DNA encodes these proteins:
- a CDS encoding hybrid sensor histidine kinase/response regulator — translation MSATDQLSGTVLVVDDTPGNLRVLVESLSNRGLKVLVATDGKSAIDRATYGQPDLILLDVIMPGIDGFETCRIFKEKSETRDIPVIFMTALSDTSQKVKAFEVGAVDYVTKPFEEEELIARVYAHLTIRQLQADLRRRNHQLEELNQLKNEFLGMAAHDIRNPLTTILAASELLEMTAAKATPEKLTKMAQQIQSAGKRVQTLLTNLLDVNAIDSGARHIDIQPIEVASVLEQTATRHETSARDKDIRLIQDLESNGDCILADDTAIGQVLDNLVSNAIKYSEPHKSVWITSQRAENRISLSVRDEGPGLSEEDLGRMFKKFARLTPRPTAGETSTGLGLWIVRELVKSMQGAIRCESVLGQGTSFIVDFPAVAAEAAAGG, via the coding sequence ATGAGCGCAACTGATCAATTGTCCGGAACCGTCCTCGTGGTCGACGATACCCCGGGTAACCTGCGGGTTCTCGTCGAGTCCCTGAGTAACCGGGGACTGAAGGTCCTCGTGGCGACCGATGGCAAAAGCGCCATCGATCGCGCCACCTACGGCCAGCCCGACCTCATCCTGCTCGACGTCATCATGCCCGGAATTGATGGCTTCGAGACCTGCCGTATCTTCAAGGAGAAATCCGAGACCCGGGATATTCCGGTCATCTTCATGACCGCGCTCTCCGACACCAGTCAGAAGGTCAAGGCATTCGAGGTCGGTGCCGTCGATTACGTGACCAAACCCTTCGAGGAAGAGGAATTGATCGCCCGGGTCTACGCCCACCTGACCATCCGCCAACTCCAGGCCGACCTCCGCCGCCGCAACCACCAGCTCGAGGAACTCAATCAACTCAAGAACGAGTTCCTTGGGATGGCCGCTCACGATATCCGCAATCCGCTCACCACCATCCTCGCCGCCTCCGAACTGCTCGAGATGACCGCAGCCAAGGCGACTCCAGAAAAGCTGACGAAGATGGCGCAGCAGATCCAATCGGCCGGCAAACGGGTCCAGACCCTCCTGACCAACCTTCTCGACGTCAACGCAATCGACTCGGGCGCGCGCCACATCGATATCCAGCCCATCGAGGTTGCGTCCGTCCTCGAACAGACCGCGACCCGACACGAAACGTCCGCCCGGGACAAGGACATCCGCCTCATTCAGGATCTCGAATCCAATGGCGATTGCATTCTCGCGGACGATACCGCGATCGGGCAGGTCCTCGACAATCTGGTCTCCAACGCCATCAAATATTCCGAGCCGCACAAATCAGTCTGGATCACCAGCCAGCGCGCCGAAAACCGGATCAGCCTCTCGGTCCGTGATGAAGGGCCAGGCCTTTCCGAGGAAGACCTGGGCAGGATGTTCAAGAAATTCGCCCGCCTGACCCCGCGGCCAACAGCCGGTGAAACCTCAACCGGTCTGGGTCTCTGGATCGTCAGGGAGCTTGTCAAGTCCATGCAGGGAGCCATTCGCTGCGAGAGCGTCCTGGGCCAGGGAACCTCCTTCATCGTCGATTTTCCCGCCGTGGCGGCCGAAGCCGCGGCCGGAGGCTGA
- a CDS encoding MFS transporter — MPVPSHDPYAALRFSSYLRFLAGNFLHIFGRQMLAVAVAWQVYEWTGSATALGLMGFLHAIPLLLLTLPAGQLADRVNRKWILCVSLLISGGLTGLLATLTFWPHLVPDGPLARGANDVIRQLALFFERQVDPDQLHFDHPALPVVYLIVFLTATVRIISGPARTALLPQILPLTAFSNAVTWNASVFGVANVAGPALGGFIIAYAGFAPVYLFDACSAFAFFFLLLPIRYRAETVERPGLATEHLFAGLRFVWTDKRILSAITLDLFAVLFGGAVALLPIYADRILGVGAIGLGWLRAAPAIGSMTMALFLAHRPPMKRPGITLIRAVAGFGLAIIGFGLSTWFPLSLIFLLLSGALDNVSVVVRHSLVQLLTPDSMRGRVSAINQIFIGSSNELGGLRAGLMAAWLGAVPATIIGGIITIAVTAGVARLWPGIRSVPPLNTIQPEREATTPED; from the coding sequence ATGCCCGTCCCGTCCCATGACCCCTACGCCGCCCTGCGATTCTCGTCCTACCTCCGCTTCCTTGCCGGGAATTTCCTTCATATCTTCGGGCGACAGATGCTCGCCGTCGCCGTGGCCTGGCAGGTCTATGAATGGACCGGTTCGGCCACCGCCCTCGGTCTCATGGGATTCCTCCATGCCATCCCGCTCCTCCTGCTCACCCTGCCCGCAGGACAACTGGCGGATCGCGTGAACCGGAAGTGGATTCTCTGCGTCTCGCTCCTGATTTCCGGCGGCCTGACCGGACTGCTCGCCACCCTCACCTTCTGGCCCCACCTGGTTCCGGACGGCCCCCTGGCCCGGGGCGCCAATGACGTCATCCGTCAGCTGGCCCTGTTCTTCGAACGACAGGTCGATCCCGATCAGCTGCACTTTGATCACCCGGCCCTGCCGGTCGTCTACCTGATCGTTTTCCTGACGGCGACCGTCCGCATTATCAGCGGACCGGCCCGCACCGCCCTGCTGCCCCAGATCCTTCCCCTCACCGCTTTCAGCAACGCGGTGACCTGGAACGCCAGCGTCTTCGGCGTGGCCAACGTGGCCGGCCCGGCCCTCGGCGGATTCATCATCGCCTATGCGGGCTTTGCCCCCGTCTACCTCTTCGATGCCTGTTCGGCCTTCGCCTTCTTCTTCCTCCTTCTACCCATCCGTTACCGCGCGGAAACAGTCGAGAGACCCGGCCTTGCGACCGAACACCTTTTCGCCGGCCTCCGCTTCGTCTGGACCGACAAACGTATCCTTTCCGCGATTACACTCGATCTTTTCGCCGTCCTCTTCGGTGGAGCCGTCGCCCTCCTGCCCATCTACGCCGACCGGATCCTCGGGGTGGGTGCGATCGGGCTGGGCTGGCTGCGGGCGGCGCCCGCCATCGGATCCATGACCATGGCGCTGTTCCTGGCGCACCGCCCACCGATGAAGCGTCCCGGCATCACGCTCATCCGGGCCGTCGCCGGCTTCGGCCTGGCCATTATCGGATTCGGCCTCTCCACCTGGTTTCCTCTCTCCCTGATCTTTCTCCTGCTGTCCGGCGCCCTCGACAACGTCAGCGTCGTCGTCCGGCATTCCCTTGTCCAATTGCTCACGCCCGACTCGATGCGCGGCCGGGTGTCGGCCATCAACCAGATCTTCATCGGGTCCTCCAACGAACTGGGCGGGCTCCGCGCCGGATTGATGGCCGCCTGGCTAGGCGCCGTTCCCGCCACCATCATCGGCGGCATCATCACCATCGCCGTGACCGCAGGCGTGGCCCGCCTCTGGCCCGGTATCCGGTCGGTCCCCCCGCTCAACACCATCCAACCCGAAAGGGAGGCCACGACTCCGGAGGACTGA
- a CDS encoding antibiotic biosynthesis monooxygenase, translating to MIVVHVHVQVKPECVEAFRTATIENARNSIQEPGIARFDVVQLTEDPTRFLLVEAYRDAGAQDRHRQTGHYQTWRTTVESMMATPRSATRYTSVFPEESGW from the coding sequence ATGATCGTCGTCCACGTTCACGTTCAGGTGAAGCCGGAGTGCGTTGAAGCCTTCCGGACCGCCACCATCGAAAATGCCCGCAACAGCATTCAGGAGCCCGGCATCGCCCGCTTCGATGTCGTTCAACTGACCGAAGACCCCACCCGTTTCCTTCTCGTTGAAGCCTATCGTGATGCGGGCGCCCAGGACCGCCACCGGCAAACCGGGCACTACCAGACCTGGCGGACCACCGTCGAATCGATGATGGCCACACCGCGTTCCGCCACCCGATACACCAGCGTCTTCCCCGAGGAATCCGGATGGTAA
- a CDS encoding iron-containing alcohol dehydrogenase: protein MVTGPAFEFATAGRILFGPGRLREVGPLAAAFGTRALLVTGANPRRARDLMDGLEAVEVYHQEFSVAGEPTTETVQSGVALARSFGAEMVIAIGGGSPIDAGKAIAAVATNPGDLFDHLEVIGRAQPLHQAPLPLLAIPTTAGTGAEVTRNAVLTSAEHRVKVSLRSPLMLPRIALVDPDLTHDLPPGLTATTGMDALTQLLEPFVSNRANPMTDSFCREGLVRAGRSLRRAVRDGKDAGARSDMALASLLGGLALANAGLGVVHGFAGPIGGRFDAPHGAICAALLPASVDANLKALRARAPDSPGIDRYEQAARLITGRKRAKAEDLVEWLKTLTQAIGIRGLGAYGVTRDHFHELIAQASRASSMKGNPLQLKETELSTLLGRSL, encoded by the coding sequence ATGGTAACCGGCCCCGCTTTCGAGTTCGCCACCGCAGGGCGTATTCTCTTCGGTCCGGGTCGACTCCGCGAGGTCGGCCCCCTGGCGGCCGCCTTCGGGACCCGCGCTCTCCTCGTCACCGGTGCCAACCCGCGCCGCGCCCGAGATCTGATGGACGGTCTCGAGGCAGTCGAAGTCTACCATCAGGAATTCTCCGTGGCCGGGGAGCCAACCACCGAAACCGTCCAGTCCGGGGTCGCCCTCGCCCGGTCCTTTGGTGCTGAAATGGTCATCGCGATCGGAGGCGGCAGCCCGATTGACGCCGGCAAGGCCATCGCCGCCGTCGCCACCAACCCGGGCGACCTCTTTGACCACCTCGAAGTCATCGGACGGGCCCAACCTCTCCATCAGGCTCCCCTGCCCTTGCTCGCCATCCCGACCACCGCCGGAACCGGCGCCGAAGTCACCCGCAACGCCGTCCTCACCTCGGCCGAACACCGGGTCAAGGTCAGTCTGCGCAGCCCCCTCATGCTGCCCCGGATCGCCTTGGTCGATCCCGATCTGACCCATGACCTGCCGCCCGGCCTGACCGCAACGACCGGGATGGATGCGCTGACCCAGCTGCTCGAACCCTTCGTTTCCAACAGGGCCAATCCCATGACCGACAGCTTCTGCCGTGAAGGCCTGGTCCGCGCGGGCAGGTCCCTGCGAAGGGCGGTCCGTGATGGCAAAGACGCCGGCGCCCGGAGCGACATGGCCCTCGCTTCCCTCCTCGGAGGCCTTGCCCTGGCCAATGCCGGGCTCGGCGTCGTTCACGGTTTCGCAGGTCCCATCGGCGGCCGCTTCGACGCACCCCACGGAGCGATCTGCGCCGCCCTTCTGCCCGCCTCGGTCGATGCCAACCTGAAGGCCCTGCGGGCCCGGGCGCCCGATTCCCCGGGCATCGACCGCTACGAGCAAGCCGCCCGTCTCATCACCGGCCGCAAACGGGCCAAGGCTGAAGATCTTGTCGAATGGCTCAAGACCCTCACCCAGGCCATCGGCATCCGGGGACTGGGAGCCTATGGAGTCACCCGCGACCACTTCCACGAGCTCATCGCCCAGGCCTCCCGGGCCAGCAGCATGAAAGGCAATCCGCTCCAGTTGAAGGAAACCGAACTCTCGACCCTCCTCGGCCGCTCCCTTTGA
- a CDS encoding C-terminal binding protein → MSSTKPLIAIIDWKSSPLSEPEALVEKRVVGDAARVETYLADMDGILPDPVYQADAILIWHNIPFREATLKKLTRCRAIVRNGVGFDSVEIEAARKLGIPVCNVPDYGTEEVADHAIALTMALCRQLFPLDAEAKRLGWKIRVQAKLRRLRTLTFGIVGLGRIGTAAALRAKALGFRVVFFDPYLPNGVQKAVGIERAATLDDLLRQTDVLSIHCPLNKETHHLIGRDQLNALKPGAFVVNTARGGIIDKAAILQALREDRIAGAGLDVIDDEPLKTAEEADTPNLIATCHAAFCSQESVEEMRSTSARIGLAAVQGRPLENVVN, encoded by the coding sequence ATGTCTTCCACCAAGCCCCTCATCGCCATCATTGACTGGAAATCCTCGCCCCTGAGCGAACCCGAAGCCCTCGTTGAGAAGCGGGTCGTCGGGGATGCCGCCCGGGTCGAGACCTACCTTGCCGACATGGACGGCATTCTTCCCGACCCCGTCTATCAGGCCGATGCCATCCTCATCTGGCACAATATTCCCTTCCGTGAGGCCACCCTCAAGAAACTGACCCGCTGCCGCGCGATCGTCCGCAACGGAGTCGGCTTCGACAGCGTGGAAATCGAGGCCGCCCGGAAGCTGGGGATTCCTGTCTGCAACGTCCCGGACTACGGCACCGAAGAAGTGGCGGATCACGCCATCGCCCTGACCATGGCCCTCTGCCGTCAGCTTTTTCCCCTGGACGCCGAAGCCAAGAGACTCGGGTGGAAGATCCGGGTCCAGGCCAAGCTTCGGCGACTCCGCACCCTGACCTTCGGCATCGTCGGACTCGGACGCATCGGAACCGCCGCCGCCCTGCGCGCCAAGGCCCTCGGGTTCCGCGTCGTCTTCTTCGATCCCTACCTGCCCAACGGGGTCCAGAAAGCCGTCGGGATTGAGCGGGCCGCCACCCTCGACGACCTTCTCCGACAAACCGACGTCCTCTCCATCCACTGTCCTCTGAACAAGGAAACCCACCACCTCATCGGCCGGGATCAACTCAATGCCCTCAAACCCGGGGCATTCGTCGTCAATACCGCCCGGGGCGGCATCATCGACAAGGCGGCCATCCTTCAGGCCCTCCGGGAAGACCGGATCGCCGGGGCCGGGCTCGACGTCATCGATGATGAACCTCTCAAGACCGCCGAGGAAGCCGACACGCCCAACCTCATCGCTACCTGCCACGCCGCCTTCTGCAGCCAGGAGTCGGTCGAGGAAATGCGTTCCACCTCCGCCCGGATCGGTCTCGCCGCCGTGCAGGGCCGTCCCCTCGAGAATGTCGTCAACTGA
- a CDS encoding YkvA family protein: protein MVEATDYSQAYSESRFKSKMARYALTAGQALAEKALTLFYVLRDPDTPARAKVIIIGALGYFIVPLDAIPDLIPGAGFSDDLGALAVALTLIAAHVKPEHTERAHRAAVRIFHPRKKG from the coding sequence GTGGTCGAAGCGACCGACTATTCCCAGGCCTACTCGGAAAGCCGGTTCAAGTCCAAGATGGCCCGCTACGCCCTGACCGCCGGCCAGGCCCTGGCCGAGAAGGCCCTCACCCTCTTCTACGTGCTCCGCGATCCCGACACCCCGGCCCGGGCCAAGGTCATCATCATCGGCGCCCTCGGCTATTTCATCGTCCCGCTCGATGCCATCCCCGACCTCATCCCCGGGGCCGGCTTCAGCGACGACCTCGGCGCTCTCGCCGTCGCCCTCACCCTCATCGCCGCCCACGTCAAACCCGAGCACACCGAACGGGCCCACCGGGCCGCGGTCCGCATCTTCCACCCGCGGAAGAAGGGGTGA
- a CDS encoding methyltransferase domain-containing protein yields the protein MMDRDYWENVADSYDTEIFSVLEHDSDQLIGRRIERFGDPEAAAADLGCGVGHFIPLLAENFGRVLACDLSAQCLDQARERYADLASVDYARVDLAGRPNARPDFDFALCINVLITEDLAARSRALRNLSGYLREGGHLILVVPSLESALLTSARIIQWNLRDGHAPAEAACLGLPRHGSVRQLHRGNLPIDGVPTKHYLREELEFLLPDHGFEIEEMEKIPYSWSTEFDDPPAWMQQPHPWDWMVVARRE from the coding sequence ATGATGGACCGCGACTACTGGGAGAACGTCGCCGATTCCTACGACACCGAGATTTTCAGCGTCCTCGAACACGACTCCGACCAGTTGATCGGCCGGCGGATCGAGCGATTCGGCGACCCGGAGGCCGCCGCGGCCGACCTCGGTTGCGGAGTCGGCCATTTCATCCCGCTGCTGGCGGAGAATTTCGGACGGGTTCTGGCCTGTGATCTCTCGGCCCAATGCCTTGATCAGGCCCGGGAGCGCTACGCCGACCTTGCATCCGTCGACTATGCGCGGGTGGACCTGGCGGGGCGGCCGAATGCCAGACCCGATTTCGATTTCGCACTCTGTATCAACGTTCTGATCACAGAGGATCTTGCCGCGAGGTCCCGCGCCCTGCGCAACCTGTCCGGCTACCTCCGGGAGGGCGGCCATCTGATTCTCGTCGTCCCCTCCCTCGAATCCGCCCTCCTGACCAGCGCCCGGATCATCCAGTGGAATCTTCGCGACGGCCACGCACCCGCGGAGGCGGCTTGCCTGGGCCTTCCACGCCACGGTTCGGTCCGCCAGCTTCACCGCGGCAATCTGCCGATCGATGGAGTTCCGACCAAACACTACCTTCGCGAGGAGCTCGAATTCCTGCTTCCCGATCACGGATTCGAAATCGAGGAAATGGAAAAAATCCCCTATTCGTGGTCGACCGAATTCGACGACCCGCCCGCCTGGATGCAGCAACCGCATCCGTGGGACTGGATGGTGGTGGCCCGGCGGGAGTAG
- a CDS encoding lactonase family protein has protein sequence MTIPGSRLVFFVLLSLISVLMGHAAAGAFFVFVGTYTGDDPEGGVHVLRFDPSAETLELTGQVGRCANPAFVAVHPNGRYLYAVGETGEPDANQVVAFAIDGMTGGLARLNQRSSGGFGPCHLVVDPGGRWVLVANYGDGSVATLEIEADGRLGESGANLKHTGRSADPVRQSSPHAHSINLTPDGRRALVADLGLDKVMIYWFDPEDGRLIPNFPPFSQVEPGSGPRHLAFSRDGARVYVLNEMAGNLTVFSYQASTGGMEPIQTIDMLPGGWEGERSGAEVLVHPNGKFLYASNRGHDSIALFAVDQGTGLLRSMGHVPSGGMNPRNFAIDPTGGFLFAANQNSNSIVVFRIGDEGHLMRTDMKVSVPRPVCVRFGDAE, from the coding sequence TTGACCATTCCTGGTTCGAGACTCGTCTTTTTCGTTTTGCTCTCCCTAATCTCGGTGCTTATGGGTCATGCGGCCGCAGGTGCGTTTTTTGTTTTCGTCGGTACCTACACCGGGGACGACCCGGAGGGCGGCGTCCATGTTCTGCGCTTTGATCCCTCGGCGGAGACCCTCGAACTGACCGGTCAGGTCGGGAGGTGTGCCAATCCCGCGTTTGTGGCGGTTCACCCGAACGGGCGTTACCTCTATGCGGTCGGCGAAACGGGAGAGCCCGATGCGAATCAGGTCGTCGCCTTCGCCATCGATGGAATGACCGGCGGATTGGCCCGGCTCAATCAGCGGTCTTCGGGAGGGTTTGGCCCGTGTCATCTCGTGGTGGATCCAGGTGGCCGCTGGGTGCTGGTGGCCAACTACGGCGACGGGAGCGTGGCCACCCTCGAGATTGAGGCGGACGGTCGGCTGGGGGAAAGCGGGGCGAACCTCAAACACACGGGTCGCAGCGCGGATCCCGTCCGGCAGAGCAGCCCCCACGCCCATTCCATCAACCTGACTCCGGATGGACGGCGGGCCCTGGTCGCCGACCTGGGTCTGGACAAGGTCATGATCTATTGGTTTGACCCCGAGGACGGCCGCCTCATCCCGAATTTTCCACCATTCTCGCAGGTTGAACCGGGCTCCGGTCCGCGCCACCTGGCTTTCAGCCGGGATGGGGCTCGTGTTTACGTCCTCAATGAGATGGCCGGAAACCTGACGGTGTTTTCCTATCAGGCGTCGACCGGCGGGATGGAACCGATTCAGACCATCGACATGCTCCCTGGCGGTTGGGAGGGCGAGCGTTCCGGTGCCGAGGTGCTGGTGCATCCGAACGGGAAGTTCCTCTACGCTTCGAACCGGGGCCATGATTCCATCGCCCTCTTTGCCGTCGACCAGGGCACCGGCTTATTGCGTTCGATGGGTCATGTCCCCAGCGGCGGGATGAATCCCCGGAACTTCGCCATCGATCCGACCGGGGGCTTCCTCTTTGCGGCCAATCAGAATTCCAACTCGATTGTTGTCTTCCGCATTGGCGACGAAGGACACCTCATGCGGACCGACATGAAGGTGAGTGTTCCCCGGCCGGTTTGCGTGAGGTTCGGGGACGCGGAATAG
- a CDS encoding alanine--glyoxylate aminotransferase family protein, which yields MSHIPIREKLLLGPGPCNPAPSVLKALAQPTLGHLDPDFIAIMDETKDQLRRIMRTTNPVTFAVSGTGSAGMEFIAVNFLEPGDRAVVAVHGVFGMRMANLTENMGVETRRVPFEWGKPVDRDVLFAAIDEVRPKLVHVVSGETSTGVYQDMAGMADFAHQRGALFSIDCVTSLSGMPVEIDLWGVDLAFSGTQKCLGCPPGLSPVTVSDRAVKSFENRRSPVPSFYLNLKELLAYVGTGRGGARAYHHTAPVNMVYALNEALRLILEEGLEARWQRHRAAAEYLIGQMKPLGFEPLVEASCRLHPLTTLRLPDGLDEAAVRGRLLKEDDIEVGGGLGPLAGKIWRIGLMGGNARPEVVDRLVTALKRQL from the coding sequence ATGAGCCACATTCCGATTCGCGAGAAGCTTCTTCTCGGCCCCGGTCCCTGCAATCCGGCGCCCAGCGTGCTCAAGGCGCTGGCCCAGCCGACGCTCGGACATCTTGATCCCGATTTCATCGCGATCATGGATGAGACCAAGGACCAGCTGCGCCGGATCATGCGGACCACGAATCCGGTGACTTTTGCGGTCTCCGGGACCGGTAGTGCCGGAATGGAGTTCATCGCGGTCAATTTTCTTGAGCCGGGCGACCGGGCGGTGGTGGCGGTGCACGGTGTCTTTGGCATGCGGATGGCCAACCTGACCGAGAACATGGGGGTGGAGACCCGCCGCGTGCCTTTCGAATGGGGCAAGCCGGTCGACCGCGATGTTCTCTTTGCCGCCATCGACGAAGTCCGTCCCAAGCTGGTTCATGTCGTCAGTGGCGAGACTTCGACCGGGGTCTATCAGGACATGGCCGGGATGGCGGACTTCGCGCATCAGCGGGGAGCTCTCTTTTCCATCGATTGCGTGACTTCGCTTTCCGGCATGCCGGTGGAGATTGACTTATGGGGAGTGGATCTCGCGTTTTCCGGCACCCAGAAGTGTCTGGGTTGTCCTCCGGGGCTGTCGCCGGTGACCGTTTCGGACCGTGCGGTGAAGTCGTTTGAGAACCGGCGGTCGCCTGTCCCCAGTTTCTACCTCAACCTGAAGGAATTGCTGGCTTATGTCGGCACCGGCCGCGGCGGCGCCCGAGCCTACCACCATACGGCTCCGGTCAACATGGTCTACGCCCTGAATGAGGCGCTTCGGTTGATTCTCGAGGAAGGGCTTGAGGCCCGATGGCAGCGGCATCGGGCGGCGGCGGAGTACCTGATCGGCCAGATGAAGCCGCTCGGGTTCGAGCCCTTGGTTGAGGCCTCCTGCCGATTGCATCCGCTGACCACTCTGCGATTGCCGGATGGGCTGGATGAGGCGGCCGTGCGCGGTCGCCTGCTCAAGGAGGATGACATTGAGGTTGGAGGTGGCCTGGGGCCGCTTGCCGGGAAGATTTGGCGAATCGGCCTGATGGGCGGGAACGCCCGACCCGAGGTGGTTGACCGGCTCGTGACCGCGCTCAAGCGTCAACTCTGA
- a CDS encoding class I SAM-dependent methyltransferase, whose translation MKYRKAACARLVGSGLEIGALHEATPVPAGATVRYFDAMDRESAIAAFPELDHSRLVQVDHVGDLDRRDLRKVGSASVDFVIANHVIEHVANPVAMLEDIHFICRPGGLAVIAAPDMRYTYDRERALTSFDHLWAEYEEGVETVSDEHYMDFLRHVGKHVFEDPDRRIADDIAHCRRRREHAHVWNSVTFEAFVRETIRRLGLDWTVMDCHPAEADSHEILMVLKKG comes from the coding sequence ATGAAATACCGGAAGGCAGCGTGTGCCCGGCTGGTCGGGTCGGGGCTGGAGATAGGGGCTCTGCATGAAGCGACCCCGGTTCCGGCCGGAGCCACGGTCAGGTATTTCGATGCGATGGACAGAGAGAGTGCGATCGCTGCGTTCCCGGAACTGGACCATAGCCGCCTGGTTCAGGTCGACCATGTTGGTGATCTTGACCGGAGGGACCTGAGAAAAGTGGGCTCGGCGAGCGTGGATTTTGTCATCGCCAATCATGTGATCGAACATGTGGCCAATCCGGTGGCCATGCTGGAGGACATTCACTTCATCTGTCGACCGGGAGGACTTGCGGTCATCGCCGCGCCGGACATGAGGTATACCTACGACCGGGAGAGGGCGCTGACCTCCTTTGATCACCTCTGGGCGGAATATGAGGAGGGAGTGGAAACGGTCTCGGATGAGCACTACATGGACTTTCTTCGGCATGTCGGCAAACATGTCTTTGAGGACCCTGATCGGAGGATTGCCGACGATATCGCCCATTGCCGTCGTCGGCGGGAGCATGCCCATGTCTGGAACAGTGTCACATTTGAGGCATTTGTCAGGGAAACCATCAGACGGCTCGGACTGGATTGGACGGTGATGGACTGTCATCCGGCCGAAGCGGACAGCCATGAGATCCTGATGGTCCTGAAGAAGGGGTGA
- a CDS encoding MFS transporter, with the protein MARPIEAIRQWNRDFTLLAVAVFSVGLFFGVQLTLFNNFIVDRLQIEADQLGVIEALREVPGFLNALIIAVLAGLAAPLFAGLSLILMGGGLMAYAVVDNVYSLAIFSVIWSIGFHAWIPLEQSMALQFSPGQTKGRWLGQLRAVASVGWLLAIGLCLGFYRFIGYNGLFIMAGGVTMVGGLTIFFASRRRVTGEKSFVFRRRYTVYYLLQFLQGCRKQMFITFAIFALVKVHGMPITTTMVLVLINQILVTLTGPTVGRWVDRFGERRMLSWSYLGLILVFTGYATVTHRPTLYVLYCLDNVIFFGGIALTTYLYKIAPSEDLKPTLSMGVTMNHAAAVTAPLVGGFVWYYFGYEVIFYAGAALAFVSLIVSQWVRPEKAAVSETGVPAVA; encoded by the coding sequence GTGGCTCGACCCATAGAGGCAATCCGTCAGTGGAACAGGGACTTTACCCTATTGGCGGTCGCCGTCTTTTCGGTCGGCCTGTTTTTCGGGGTCCAGTTGACCCTCTTCAACAACTTCATTGTCGATCGCCTGCAGATCGAAGCCGACCAGCTTGGAGTCATCGAGGCGCTGCGGGAAGTCCCCGGCTTCCTCAATGCGCTGATCATCGCAGTCCTTGCGGGTTTGGCCGCTCCGCTCTTCGCCGGGTTGTCCCTCATCCTGATGGGCGGAGGATTGATGGCGTATGCGGTCGTGGACAATGTCTATTCCCTGGCGATCTTTTCGGTCATCTGGAGTATCGGCTTCCACGCGTGGATACCGCTCGAGCAGTCGATGGCCCTGCAATTCTCCCCCGGGCAGACCAAGGGGAGGTGGCTGGGGCAACTGCGGGCGGTGGCCAGCGTAGGGTGGCTCCTGGCCATCGGGCTTTGTCTGGGGTTCTACCGCTTCATCGGCTACAACGGACTCTTCATCATGGCCGGAGGGGTCACCATGGTGGGTGGGTTGACCATCTTCTTCGCCTCACGCCGCCGGGTGACCGGCGAAAAGTCCTTTGTTTTCCGACGCCGTTATACCGTCTACTACCTGCTCCAGTTCCTGCAGGGGTGCCGCAAGCAGATGTTCATCACCTTCGCCATCTTTGCCCTGGTCAAGGTGCACGGCATGCCGATCACCACGACGATGGTCCTGGTTCTGATCAACCAGATCCTGGTCACCCTGACCGGGCCGACGGTCGGACGTTGGGTTGATCGGTTTGGGGAGAGGCGGATGCTCAGCTGGAGTTACCTCGGACTGATCCTGGTTTTTACGGGCTACGCGACCGTCACCCACCGTCCGACCCTCTATGTGCTCTATTGCCTCGACAATGTCATCTTTTTTGGAGGCATCGCCCTGACGACCTACCTCTACAAGATTGCCCCAAGCGAGGATCTCAAGCCGACCCTCTCGATGGGGGTCACCATGAACCACGCGGCTGCGGTGACCGCTCCTCTGGTCGGCGGGTTTGTCTGGTACTATTTCGGATACGAGGTGATATTCTATGCCGGGGCGGCCCTGGCCTTCGTCTCGTTGATCGTGAGCCAGTGGGTCAGACCGGAGAAGGCTGCGGTGTCGGAGACGGGGGTTCCGGCGGTGGCCTGA